A single window of Solea solea chromosome 9, fSolSol10.1, whole genome shotgun sequence DNA harbors:
- the LOC131465740 gene encoding duodenase-1-like produces MCGLHICLFFLLTCFSQEALASEIIHGKKVPDNLMLYMASVQNNNGHICGGFLVSEDVVVTAAHCNKHKPSSVVLGNHNLKKARNGTERYDVIKRCVHPDYVKVSKGNDIMLLRLAKKPQLGNRIQPVQLPKNKNDVKDKSKCRVAGWGKTKTGGHTIDVLQSVELPVIDLKVCSTQWKELKINLPANVICAGGYGTNKGFCQGDSGGPLVCGGTAVGVVSFNMGGNCDYPNVPNVYTDVSKYLPWIKEILKKKNFNKALCGVLS; encoded by the exons ATGTGTGGCTtacacatttgtctgttttttcttctgacATGTTTCAGCCAAGAAG CGCTGGCGAGTGAGATCATACATGGTAAAAAAGTGCCGGATAACTTAATGCTGTACATGGCCTCAGTGCAGAACAACAATGGTCATATATGTGGAGGATTCCTTGTCAGTGAAGACGTTGTGGTCACGGCTGCACACTGTAACAAACA CAAGCCTTCAAGTGTTGTACTTGGGAACCACAATCTCAAGAAGGCTCGCAACGGCACAGAGAGATATGATGTCATCAAGAGATGCGTGCACCCAGATTATGTGAAAGTATCAAAGGGTAATGACATCATGCTTCTCAGA CTGGCTAAGAAACCTCAACTGGGCAACAGAATACAACCGGTTCAGCTTCCAAAGAACAAGAATGATGTAAAGGATAAATCAAAGTGTCGTGTAGCTGGatgggggaaaacaaaaacaggcggTCACACTATTGATGTCCTGCAATCGGTGGAGCTGCCTGTCATTGACCTGAAAGTCTGTTCCACACAATGGAAAGAATTGAAAATTAATCTCCCTGCCAATGTCATCTGTGCAGGTGGATATGGAACAAATAAAGGATTCTGTCAG GGTGACTCCGGAGGCCCTCTGGTGTGCGGTGGTACAGCAGTTGGTGTTGTGTCTTTCAACATGGGAGGAAACTGTGACTACCCAAATGTACCCAACGTCTACACAGATGTATCAAAATATCTGCCGTGGATCAAAGAAATTCTCAAGAAAAAGAACTTTAACAAAGCACTCTGTGGCGTACTTTCCTGA
- the LOC131465660 gene encoding mast cell protease 1A-like has product MRVILYDKNKILKQTTTNDLNHDVFCIPGAEASHIVNGRDAAPHSRPYMASLQVRGRHNCGGVLVREDFVLTAAHCELRSSYTVVLGADSLSGNEDTKQEFRSVRSIPHPNYDDHANDIMLLQLNGRANLTEAVQLISLKSDRVNTASRCLTAGWGDIGDNNTLPLTLQEVNVTTLPQRTCRRRWGMVPITRSMVCGVGSRVFQGFCSGDSGGPLVCDGAVAGVVSFSGRRCGNPRTPDVYTRVSTFREWIQSVMNNPLVISV; this is encoded by the exons ATGAGAG TTATACTgtatgataaaaacaaaatcctgAAGCAAACAACCACTAATGATTTAAATCATGATGTATTTTGTATTCCAGGAGCCGAGGCTTCTCACATCGTCAACGGCAGAGATGCTGCCCCACACTCACGACCCTACATGGCCTCGCTGCAAGTTCGAGGTCGCCATAATTGTGGAGGAGTTCTGGTGAGAGAAGACTTTGTACTCACAGCAGCACATTGTGAGCTACGGAG CTCGTACACTGTTGTGCTCGGGGCTGACTCCCTCTCAGGTAATGAGGATACAAAGCAGGAATTCCGATCTGTTCGATCCATTCCACACCCCAACTATGATGACCATGCAAATGACATCATGCTCCTACAG CTCAACGGCAGGGCTAACCTGACAGAAGCAGTCCAGCTGATCTCTCTGAAAAGTGACAGGGTGAACACAGCAAGTCGCTGCCTCACAGCAGGCTGGGGTGACATAGGAGATAACAACACCTTACCTCTTACACTTCAGGAAGTCAATGTAACCACTCTGCCTCAGCGAACGTGTCGTCGGAGATGGGGAATGGTTCCCATAACTAGATCAATGGTTTGCGGTGTTGGGTCAAGGGTCTTTCAAGGTTTCTGCTCG GGGGATTCAGGTGGTCCTTTGGTGTGTGATGGAGCTGTAGCAGGTGTCGTCTCCTTCTCTGGGCGGCGATGTGGAAACCCCAGGACGCCTGATGTCTACACACGCGTTTCAACCTTCAGGGAATGGATTCAAAGTGTGATGAATAACCCGCTTGTAATATCTGTTTGA